GAAAAAACAATCGTGAGACGCCTCTCTTCTCTGCGCTCTCTTCTGCGTTTTGCCATGCAACGCAAAGTCATTTCCGAAAACCCCGCCGAAGAGATCGAAACGCCCAAAATCGAGAAGAAAATTCCCGTATCACTCTCCTATGATCAGGTAAAAAAACTGTTTAATCAACCTGACATTTCGACACTTCTTGGCTTTCGTGACAGGGTGATCATGGAGTTATTTTACAGCTCAGGTCTCCGCGTCAGTGAACTTGTGTCGTTGAACCGCAAGGATTTTGACCACGCGAGCCTGATTGTCAAACTGAAAGGAAAGGGAAGAAAAGAGCGCTTTGTGCCGATCACCAAAAACGCCTCCGACTGGATCAGCTCTTACCTCAATCACCCTGAGCGCCATATCGATAAGGACGGCCACCTCAAAGAACAAGACCATGAAGCCATCTTTTTGAACCGCCTAGGCACGAGGCTCACCACGCGCTCGGTTGATCGTAACTTCGACCGCTACCTGGAGCAAAGCGGACTTGCCGCCAACGTAACCCCCCACACGATTCGCCACACGATTGCTACCCACTGGCTAGAGAATGGAATGGATCTTAAAACAATTCAAGTCCTGCTAGGCCACACATCGCTTGCTACGACAACCATTTACACTCAAGTATCCCCGAAATTGAAAAAAGAAGTTTACGACAAGGCGCATCCAAGAGCTTTGTAGCCAGAATGAATAAGCGTTAGACTATCCGCTCTCTTTTCTTGAAAATTCTCTCAAATTCCGCTAGAATCAAGGGAAATTTTCTAAAATTCCCATTCAAAAGGCCAAACATCTCATGATCGTTCTCGATAAAATCTCCAAAAGCTTCGGAGCCAGAACTCTATTTGAAAACGTCACTATCGCTTTCAACGAAGGAAACCGCTACGGTCTGACCGGTCCGAACGGATCGGGCAAATCCACACTGATGAAGATCATCATGGGCGAGGAAGACCCCACCACAGGAACCATTTCCCTACCAGATAAAGTGGGCATCTTGAAGCAAGACATCGAACACTACAAAGACTATAACGTCATCGATGTGGTGATCATGGGCAACAAGAGGCTTGCGGAAGCCCTGAAGGAGCGCGACTCCCTATACGAGGTGGAGATGACCGATGAAGTCGGCATGCGCCTGGGTGAGCTGGAAGGCATTATCGGAGAAGAAAATGGCTACATGGCCGAATCGGACGCCGAAGTTCTTCTCGCCGGTATGGGTATACAAGAAACAGAAGCGCGCATGAAAATGAAAGAGATCCCTACCGATATGCAATTCCGCGTCCTTCTCTGCCAGTCGCTCTTCGGCAATCCTGAAGCGCTTCTGCTCGACGAACCGACCAACCACCTCGATATGGAATCGATCGGGTGGCTTGAAGACTTTTTATTCCACTACAGAGGCACGCTGATCGTCACCAGCCACGACAGGCACTTCTTAAACTCCGTGACAACGCACATCGCCGATATCGACTACGAGACGATCATCCTCTACCCCGGCAATTATGACGCGATGATCGAAGCTAAAATGGCCTCAAGAGACCGCGCCCAGCAAGACGTCAAAAACAAAGAGAAGAGGATCTCCCAGCTGCGAGAGTTCGTCGCCCGCTTTGCCGCCGGTACCAGGGCCAGCCAGGTGCAGTCTAGACTGCGAGAGATCGATCGCCTCCAGCCGCAGGAGCTTAAAGCATCTAACATTCAACGCCCCTACATCCGCTTCCAAACACCTGAAAAACCGTCTGGAAAAATCGTCATCAACGCCAAATCGCTCAGCAAAGGATATGATGGCCGGGAAGTTATCAAAAAATTGAATCTGGAGATCCACAAAGGCGACAAAATCGGGGTGATCGGCAACAACGGCAGAGGTAAAACAACCCTTCTGAAAATGCTCGCCCGCGTTTTACAAGAAGATGCCGGTATGGTAGAGGTCGGCCACCAGGTGGAAATCGGCTACTTTCCGCAAAACCATCAAGAGGTTGTCGTCAAGAAAGAAGGCGTCAACTGCTTTGACTGGCTCAAAGAAAGAAAAAAGGACGCTTACGACCAAGATATCCGCAGCGTGATGGGTAAAATGCTCTTCGGAGGCGATGAAGCCTTCAAGAAGATCCAAACCCTCTCGGGAGGCGAAACAGCACGGCTTATCTTAGCTAACCTGATGCTCGTCAACCACAACTTCTTGGTTATGGACGAACCCAATAACCACTTGGATCTGGAGGCAGTCTCCGCACTTGCCTGGGGACTTAACGACTATAAAGGAACCGTGATCGTCGCGAGCCATGACCGTAGCCTGATTGAGGAAGTGGCCAAAAAAATCATCGCGTTCGAAGAAGACGGCATCCATGTCTATGAAGGGACGCTCACAGAGTACCGTGCCATGAGGGCGGCGGCAAAGAAATAGCAGCAAATGCCGATGGATTCATCAGAACCTCTGTTTTCAAAGGATAAATTCCTCGGCCTTCCTCAAGAGCGCCGCCATAAAAAGCTGGCGCTCATACTGAAGCACGCGT
The sequence above is drawn from the Estrella lausannensis genome and encodes:
- a CDS encoding tyrosine recombinase XerC, which codes for MIKTCYDFLQHLTVAKNASPHTIRNYSIDLNCFVNYLQDDLLGLTEKEGRIEKISHDEPYSMRAALNDHLAPFSIVDKRAIRGFLASLKRGAASEKTIVRRLSSLRSLLRFAMQRKVISENPAEEIETPKIEKKIPVSLSYDQVKKLFNQPDISTLLGFRDRVIMELFYSSGLRVSELVSLNRKDFDHASLIVKLKGKGRKERFVPITKNASDWISSYLNHPERHIDKDGHLKEQDHEAIFLNRLGTRLTTRSVDRNFDRYLEQSGLAANVTPHTIRHTIATHWLENGMDLKTIQVLLGHTSLATTTIYTQVSPKLKKEVYDKAHPRAL
- a CDS encoding ABC-F family ATP-binding cassette domain-containing protein; translation: MIVLDKISKSFGARTLFENVTIAFNEGNRYGLTGPNGSGKSTLMKIIMGEEDPTTGTISLPDKVGILKQDIEHYKDYNVIDVVIMGNKRLAEALKERDSLYEVEMTDEVGMRLGELEGIIGEENGYMAESDAEVLLAGMGIQETEARMKMKEIPTDMQFRVLLCQSLFGNPEALLLDEPTNHLDMESIGWLEDFLFHYRGTLIVTSHDRHFLNSVTTHIADIDYETIILYPGNYDAMIEAKMASRDRAQQDVKNKEKRISQLREFVARFAAGTRASQVQSRLREIDRLQPQELKASNIQRPYIRFQTPEKPSGKIVINAKSLSKGYDGREVIKKLNLEIHKGDKIGVIGNNGRGKTTLLKMLARVLQEDAGMVEVGHQVEIGYFPQNHQEVVVKKEGVNCFDWLKERKKDAYDQDIRSVMGKMLFGGDEAFKKIQTLSGGETARLILANLMLVNHNFLVMDEPNNHLDLEAVSALAWGLNDYKGTVIVASHDRSLIEEVAKKIIAFEEDGIHVYEGTLTEYRAMRAAAKK